One Arachis hypogaea cultivar Tifrunner chromosome 18, arahy.Tifrunner.gnm2.J5K5, whole genome shotgun sequence genomic window, GTGAACGGTGAACCCGGTACTCCACTCGCTGCCATAGAAGCATCACTTGGTTCCTTGCTTCATTTcggaaaccctaaaccctaccaaCTCTCAACTTGTTAACCCTCAAAAGACCGGTACCAGAAGAGAAAACAAAGCGTAGGCATGGCTATTTCTGCTTCCAGGAGTGACATTAACAGGTAAAAAAACTTCAACCACCATACTTTCATGACTCTATATTTTTCATTGCATACTATGAGACACATGCATGTGTCTTCCTTAAAAATCAGAGCTTTATACTTCAAAGTGGGTACTTGTGtgagaaattttttattatttttgaatatcTATCTATGGGTATAAATTAAAAAAGACGTAACCCTTACCACGAACAGTAGTCGCTTCAAAACTGAATGGGTGAATGTTCCTGAAAATGCAATCAGTTTTTGTGAAAAAGGTTACTTACTAAATGAAAATAGTACAATCTAACATTGTTTACCCTTTCGTTAACACAGAAGATTTATGGCAACAATGAATAGTTGGCCTTCAGATGATGATAGACTTATCAAGTTTCGTCTTGTCAAAGTAAAGGTAAACTGATTTTGTTGTAATTTTAAGTTACATagaattaaatttcaatttccaCGGCGACTGAAATATGTTCATATGATGTTAGGGCAAAAGACATTTTCCCAAACACTTTTTAGCAAGATATGGAAAAGAATTTGGTAATACATGTTTTGCAATTGATCACTGTGACAACTGCTTGAAGATTCAGTTAGTCGGTAATCATATGAATAGAGTTATAGAAGAAGACACATTTGAGACAATTAGAGCCTTTTATCAAGCAGAAAGAGATGTAACAGTTAAGCTTTGGTATGTAGGCTTTGGTCTCTTTTATCTTTCCCTGTGGGATAAGATGAACTTTGAGTTAGCTTTGACCCAAAATCCAAATTTCTATGTGAGAGACCAACTAACCTCTGACAAACTTGATGAAATTGAACTGAATTTGAATCTAAAGTACGTACAAAAGGATGAACAACCTCAAGTGACCTCAAGTAGCGGTGATTCACCTCAGTCAACAGATGTTGAAGAAGTAGTAGGCCCTAACACGGCTGATCCTGTCGAAATCGACAATCACATGAGGTAAGATGACTCTTACTCCATagttgattttgtgacttttgtCATCCCatttcattcctttcaacaaacATAATCATAGAAATCAATTATCTGACAATTACAATGTGTTCAAATTTGTTGATCTATGTTAGAGACATAATTTTTCACACTTACTCCAAAGAACTCCAGCCAAGTGACATTGGAGCCAGCAGACTGGTAAAATAACACAACACTACTATGAGTCTATGTTGTATGGTTCAATTAATTTAACCTGTTagcaattatattaataattttgttttggAATGACGCCCACAGTATGTGCCAGTTGACTTCGCAGAAATATTGAAAACATTCGGAGATGCTGCCATTTGGACAATAATAAGTCCCCCTTCGCCACAGGGGTCTACTTTTCTGTTCCAAGGCCATCAAAATCCTACTAATCCTTTTGATATCAGGTTTGGACTCGGATGGCAGGATTTTTGCAAGGCACATGTGCTGAAACCAAAAGATCTTCTAGCCTTTAGGATAGTCTGCAAACGTAATTTGCGAATGATGGTAGACATTCGAAGGTATCCGAGAGAGTAGAACATCCGCAAGTCTTGTGAGAAGATACATTTTTATGAGCTGAATCCTGATATATGATGTATCTTTTGAGCTAGAGTTATCAACTGATGTAAAACATCATCTAATATGATGAATGAGATATTGAATGAGATATTGTATTAGGTTTTCCTTGCCTCTGCAGTTCAATCTTCATTTTAAATTAGTAATTGTCTTGTCTGAATACTTTGTAGCAAGAGAAACAACTTCTTAAACAttgcccaacatatatatatatatatatatatatatatatatatatatatatatatatatatatatatatatatatatatatatatatatatattaacctgTTGTGATGAAAGCCACAGGATGGATATTGAATGAGATATTGTATTAGGTTTTCTTTGCCTCTGCACTTCATTCTTCattttaaattagtaattttcTTGTCTGAATACTTTGTAGCAAGAGAAACAACCATTGTACTAATACTTCAAGTTGTATACACTTGCTACACTGTTCTTTAAAGGTATTTCAACATCAGCGAACAATTTAGATGATGAAAAAGCTTGTTGAAATTTCTGACTTTATTTTCTCatataaccatatatatatatatattgactaaTGAATTTTCGAACAAATGAACTACTAAAATGAGCAGCAACCAAATTTCATactaatcttttatatatatatatagctaaatATACATACATGCACCTTGCACCCACTTACACCTACCTTCATCATTCAACCCCTAACTAATTAGAACTTACAACACCTTGAACTTAATTCCCATGTACTTGACATTACACTACTAAAGCAACAACATGTAatataacatatttaacattaGTTTTACAACATTAATTCCTCAATTCACCCTTATGCAAAACAACTCAAACTAAGATTACTCTAGCTTCCTCTTTCCAGTGTTTCTTTTAAATGTCTTGTTGCTGGAACCTTGACCATCTGGAGTACATATCCCTACCGTGATAGCA contains:
- the LOC112769028 gene encoding uncharacterized protein isoform X1, giving the protein MAISASRSDINRRFMATMNSWPSDDDRLIKFRLVKVKGKRHFPKHFLARYGKEFGNTCFAIDHCDNCLKIQLVGNHMNRVIEEDTFETIRAFYQAERDVTVKLWYVGFGLFYLSLWDKMNFELALTQNPNFYVRDQLTSDKLDEIELNLNLKYVQKDEQPQVTSSSGDSPQSTDVEEVVGPNTADPVEIDNHMRDIIFHTYSKELQPSDIGASRLYVPVDFAEILKTFGDAAIWTIISPPSPQGSTFLFQGHQNPTNPFDIRFGLGWQDFCKAHVLKPKDLLAFRIVCKRNLRMMVDIRRYPRE
- the LOC112769028 gene encoding uncharacterized protein isoform X2, with product MAISASRSDINRRFMATMNSWPSDDDRLIKFRLVKVKYVQKDEQPQVTSSSGDSPQSTDVEEVVGPNTADPVEIDNHMRDIIFHTYSKELQPSDIGASRLYVPVDFAEILKTFGDAAIWTIISPPSPQGSTFLFQGHQNPTNPFDIRFGLGWQDFCKAHVLKPKDLLAFRIVCKRNLRMMVDIRRYPRE